A region from the uncultured Draconibacterium sp. genome encodes:
- a CDS encoding glycoside hydrolase family 95 protein, whose translation MYKYNTLHFLLLIVIAVFFSSCIKTAVNQTKASHVLWYNQPATYFEESLVLGNGKVGASVFGGVKTDKIYLNDATLWAGEPVNPKMNPSAHEFVPKIRQALDNENYELADQLNRNLQGSFSQSYAPLGTMFLDFNHQGEVSNYYRELDINTAVSKTNYQVDGISFSREYFISNPDGVMVIKLKADKKEALNFSVKFTSLLRYITTVQNGILQVEGYAPYHAEPGYRGEMEEAVKFDEQRGTRFSTYFKVENKDGQLAFSDSLLIVKDASEAVIKIAVATSFNGFDKDPAKEGLDNKLIAARLLSKASKAGFNNIKKAHIADVQKFMGRVTLSLGESSAPDLPTDERLKRYFHGEEDKNLEILYFQYGRYLLVASSRTDGVPANLQGIWNPYMRPPWSSNYTMNINVEENYWMAETGNLSEMHRPFLSFVGNVAQTGAITAKTFYGVDNGWTACHNSDIWAMSNPVGDFGQGDPVWACWNMSGAWIVTHLWEHYQFTQDLNFLKETGYPLMKGAATFCLNWLVEDKNGNLITSPSTSPENVYITDKGYKGATLYGATADLAMIRECLLQTIEASEILNIDEDFRTEMEQTLNSLYPYQIGKKGNLQEWYYDWEDADPRHRHQSHLFGLHPGNHITPDETPKLAEACKTTLEIKGDETTGWSKGWRINLWARLRDGNRAYKMYRELLSYVDPSGTDTKYSNGGGTYPNLFDAHPPFQIDGNFGGSAGVIEMLLQSHQNRIHLLPALPDAWPNGSVSGICARGSYEIAMDWSDGKLKTLTVLAKAGGQTTVFCQGKEEYIELEKGESLTLNW comes from the coding sequence ATGTACAAATACAATACTTTACACTTCCTGTTATTAATAGTAATAGCTGTTTTTTTCAGTTCATGCATTAAAACTGCAGTAAACCAAACAAAAGCAAGCCATGTTTTGTGGTATAATCAGCCAGCCACATATTTCGAGGAAAGCCTTGTACTCGGTAACGGAAAAGTAGGCGCTTCGGTTTTTGGCGGTGTTAAAACGGATAAGATTTATTTAAACGATGCTACACTTTGGGCTGGCGAACCGGTTAATCCTAAAATGAATCCGAGTGCACATGAGTTTGTTCCAAAAATAAGGCAAGCACTGGACAATGAAAATTATGAACTGGCCGATCAGCTAAATCGTAATTTGCAGGGAAGCTTTTCGCAATCGTATGCACCGCTCGGTACAATGTTCCTGGATTTTAATCACCAGGGAGAGGTAAGCAACTATTATCGTGAGCTGGATATTAACACCGCAGTATCGAAAACAAATTACCAGGTTGACGGAATAAGCTTTTCGCGCGAGTATTTTATTTCTAATCCCGATGGGGTGATGGTGATAAAATTGAAAGCCGATAAAAAAGAAGCATTAAATTTTTCGGTAAAATTTACGAGCTTATTAAGATACATTACTACCGTACAAAACGGTATTTTACAGGTAGAAGGGTACGCCCCTTATCATGCCGAGCCCGGTTATCGTGGTGAAATGGAAGAAGCTGTGAAGTTTGACGAGCAGCGGGGAACACGCTTTTCAACTTATTTTAAGGTTGAAAACAAAGATGGCCAGCTGGCATTTTCTGATAGTTTGTTAATTGTTAAGGATGCCAGCGAAGCTGTTATTAAAATTGCAGTAGCTACCAGTTTTAATGGTTTTGATAAAGATCCTGCAAAAGAAGGTCTTGATAATAAGTTGATTGCAGCCAGGCTGTTAAGCAAGGCAAGCAAGGCCGGTTTCAATAATATTAAAAAAGCACACATTGCTGATGTTCAAAAATTTATGGGTAGAGTTACGCTGAGTCTTGGAGAAAGTTCGGCCCCTGATTTACCAACAGATGAACGTTTGAAGCGCTACTTTCATGGCGAAGAGGATAAAAATCTGGAAATTCTTTATTTCCAGTATGGGCGCTACCTGCTTGTTGCGAGCTCAAGAACCGACGGTGTTCCTGCAAATCTGCAGGGAATCTGGAATCCATACATGCGTCCACCGTGGAGTAGTAATTATACCATGAATATTAACGTTGAGGAAAATTACTGGATGGCAGAAACCGGAAACTTGAGCGAAATGCATCGGCCTTTTCTTTCGTTTGTGGGTAATGTTGCTCAAACGGGAGCGATAACTGCAAAAACATTTTATGGAGTAGATAATGGCTGGACTGCGTGCCATAATTCAGATATATGGGCCATGAGTAACCCGGTTGGCGACTTCGGACAAGGCGATCCGGTATGGGCCTGCTGGAATATGAGTGGCGCCTGGATAGTAACGCACCTTTGGGAACATTACCAGTTTACTCAAGATTTAAACTTCTTGAAAGAAACAGGATACCCACTGATGAAAGGAGCTGCAACGTTTTGTCTCAACTGGTTGGTGGAAGATAAAAACGGAAACCTGATTACTTCTCCATCTACGTCGCCCGAAAATGTTTATATAACAGATAAAGGCTATAAAGGAGCAACACTTTATGGCGCTACGGCTGATTTGGCTATGATAAGAGAATGCCTTTTACAAACCATTGAGGCCTCAGAGATTCTGAATATAGATGAAGATTTTAGAACAGAAATGGAACAAACTCTAAACAGCCTGTATCCTTATCAAATAGGTAAAAAGGGTAATTTGCAGGAATGGTATTACGATTGGGAGGATGCTGATCCAAGGCACCGTCATCAGTCGCATTTGTTTGGTTTGCATCCCGGAAATCATATTACACCCGATGAAACACCTAAACTTGCAGAGGCCTGTAAAACAACGCTTGAAATTAAAGGAGATGAAACAACAGGATGGTCGAAAGGTTGGCGTATTAACCTGTGGGCACGTTTGCGCGACGGAAACAGAGCCTACAAAATGTATCGCGAATTGTTAAGCTATGTTGACCCTTCGGGAACGGATACAAAATACAGCAATGGGGGAGGAACATACCCTAATCTGTTTGACGCCCACCCTCCGTTTCAAATTGATGGAAACTTTGGTGGATCGGCAGGGGTTATTGAAATGTTGCTACAGTCGCACCAAAACCGTATACATTTGCTGCCTGCACTGCCCGATGCCTGGCCCAACGGCTCGGTTAGCGGAATTTGTGCCCGCGGAAGCTATGAGATTGCCATGGACTGGAGCGACGGAAAACTGAAAACCCTAACTGTTTTGGCAAAAGCAGGTGGGCAAACAACCGTTTTTTGTCAGGGGAAAGAGGAATATATTGAACTGGAGAAAGGTGAGTCGCTTACCTTAAATTGGTAA
- a CDS encoding 2-oxoacid:ferredoxin oxidoreductase subunit beta gives MTDVKYTIKDFKSENEVRWCAGCGDFAIMNAVQRTMAELGIPKEKFAVISGIGCSSRFPYYMNTFGFHTIHGRATAIASGVKAANPELSVWVMTGDGDAMAIGGNHFIHLIRRNIDINVVLFNNRIYGLTKGQYSPTSDRGFVSKTSPFGTVEDPFVPGQLVVGARGSFYARSIDGNLKLSQSVFKEAEKHKGTSVVEVLQNCVIFNNGIHNAISDPNHRADRQLILEQGKPMLFGAENEKGLVFENGKLKVVKLGENGVTEADILVHDATEVDPTLHMALINMQLPDMPVAMGVIRAVPAPVYDVEMEAQIKAVQQTRKASCVDELLNSGNTWEVTGNGSGTDKKCS, from the coding sequence ATGACTGACGTAAAATATACAATTAAAGATTTTAAAAGCGAAAACGAAGTACGTTGGTGTGCGGGGTGTGGCGATTTTGCCATTATGAATGCCGTTCAGCGAACAATGGCCGAATTGGGAATTCCGAAAGAGAAATTTGCCGTAATCTCCGGTATTGGCTGTTCATCGCGTTTTCCGTATTATATGAATACTTTCGGATTTCATACCATTCACGGACGTGCAACAGCAATAGCATCGGGTGTTAAAGCTGCCAATCCGGAATTAAGTGTTTGGGTAATGACCGGCGATGGAGATGCCATGGCAATTGGTGGAAACCATTTTATCCACCTTATCAGAAGAAACATCGACATTAATGTGGTGCTTTTTAATAACCGCATTTACGGTTTGACAAAAGGGCAGTACTCGCCAACATCCGACCGCGGTTTTGTTAGTAAGACTTCGCCTTTTGGTACGGTAGAAGATCCGTTTGTACCCGGCCAGCTTGTTGTTGGTGCGCGTGGCTCGTTTTATGCCCGCTCTATTGACGGAAACTTAAAACTTAGCCAATCGGTTTTTAAAGAAGCCGAAAAACACAAAGGAACTTCGGTAGTTGAAGTATTGCAAAACTGTGTAATCTTTAATAACGGAATACACAATGCCATTAGTGATCCAAACCACAGGGCCGATCGCCAACTTATTCTGGAACAGGGAAAGCCAATGCTTTTTGGTGCTGAAAACGAAAAAGGACTGGTATTTGAAAACGGTAAATTGAAAGTGGTGAAATTAGGTGAAAACGGCGTTACAGAAGCTGATATTTTGGTACACGATGCCACTGAAGTTGATCCAACATTGCACATGGCGCTAATTAATATGCAATTGCCTGATATGCCGGTGGCAATGGGTGTTATTCGTGCCGTTCCGGCTCCGGTTTACGATGTGGAAATGGAAGCACAGATTAAAGCTGTTCAGCAAACACGTAAAGCAAGTTGCGTTGATGAGCTGTTAAATTCAGGAAATACATGGGAAGTTACCGGGAATGGTAGTGGAACAGATAAAAAATGTAGCTGA
- a CDS encoding 2-oxoacid:acceptor oxidoreductase subunit alpha, giving the protein MKETKVIELEEVAIRFSGDSGDGMQLTGTLFSDTTALLGNDISTFPDYPSEIRAPQGTVGGVSGFQVQFGKKQINTPGDNANVLIAMNPAAIKANARFMEPGGTIIYDSDSFTEKNLKKANFTTDDPFKECNLEDFFKIPVPITSLTKEGLKEFGLDNKSVLRSKNMFALGLVCWMFNRPLDYVEEFIRDKFKKKPVVVDSNVKVLHDGYNYGLTMQHMTPSYLVNPANIENGTYRNINGNHATAWGFLAAAEKAGLELFLGSYPITPATDILSALSERKDLGVKTFQAEDEIAGICSAIGASFAGDLAITTTSGPGLALKGEAIGLAVMAELPLVIVNVQRGGPSTGLPTKTEQSDLMQALYGRNGESPVVVLAASTPSDCFYYAYLASKIALERMVPVILLTDGFLGNGSEPWKIPTMAELPSITPRIAKSAEGFQAYKRDEDTLARDWAFPGMPGFEHRIGGLEKNVTGTVSHDPENHQVNCEIREEKVQRVVDLVPDLEICGDEEGGDVLVVSWGGTYGHTASTVREMRLAGKNVSLAHFNYIKPLPKNTKEVFSKFNKIIVCELNLGQFAAYLRDQMPDFKYHQANKVKGLPFTVSELKESITKLLED; this is encoded by the coding sequence ATGAAAGAAACTAAAGTAATCGAACTTGAAGAAGTTGCCATTAGGTTTTCAGGAGATTCTGGTGATGGAATGCAGCTTACAGGAACATTGTTCTCTGATACCACGGCACTTCTGGGGAATGACATTTCTACATTTCCGGATTATCCTTCCGAAATTCGTGCACCACAAGGAACAGTTGGTGGTGTATCGGGATTCCAGGTACAATTTGGAAAGAAGCAAATTAATACTCCAGGAGACAATGCCAACGTACTTATTGCAATGAATCCGGCTGCCATTAAAGCCAATGCGCGATTTATGGAGCCCGGCGGTACGATAATATACGACTCTGATTCATTCACAGAAAAAAACCTGAAAAAGGCAAATTTTACAACTGATGATCCATTCAAGGAATGTAATTTGGAAGACTTCTTTAAAATTCCGGTACCGATTACCAGTTTAACAAAAGAAGGGTTAAAAGAATTTGGCCTGGATAACAAAAGTGTGCTGCGAAGCAAAAACATGTTTGCTTTAGGTTTGGTATGCTGGATGTTTAATCGCCCGCTTGATTATGTGGAAGAATTTATCCGCGACAAATTCAAGAAAAAGCCCGTAGTAGTAGATTCAAATGTTAAAGTACTTCATGATGGTTACAACTACGGTTTAACCATGCAGCATATGACCCCGAGTTACCTGGTAAATCCGGCCAATATCGAAAACGGAACTTACCGTAACATAAATGGGAACCATGCTACAGCCTGGGGATTTTTGGCAGCAGCCGAAAAAGCCGGTCTGGAATTGTTTTTGGGCTCATATCCAATTACCCCTGCTACCGATATTCTATCTGCACTGTCAGAGCGGAAAGACCTGGGGGTAAAAACCTTTCAGGCTGAAGATGAAATTGCAGGTATTTGCTCGGCAATTGGTGCTTCGTTTGCCGGCGATTTGGCTATTACTACCACTTCCGGCCCGGGATTAGCATTAAAAGGCGAGGCAATTGGCCTGGCGGTCATGGCCGAATTACCACTTGTTATTGTAAATGTACAGCGTGGTGGCCCGTCAACCGGTTTGCCAACAAAAACTGAGCAGTCAGACCTGATGCAGGCTCTGTATGGTCGAAACGGTGAAAGTCCGGTGGTAGTGTTGGCAGCAAGCACTCCTTCAGATTGTTTTTATTATGCATATTTAGCCTCTAAAATAGCCTTGGAACGTATGGTACCGGTTATTCTGTTAACCGATGGATTTTTGGGTAACGGTAGCGAACCCTGGAAGATTCCTACCATGGCGGAACTACCATCGATAACACCAAGGATTGCAAAAAGTGCAGAAGGTTTCCAGGCGTATAAACGCGACGAAGATACTTTAGCACGCGATTGGGCATTCCCCGGAATGCCAGGTTTCGAGCACCGAATTGGAGGACTTGAGAAAAACGTTACCGGAACCGTTAGCCACGATCCGGAAAACCACCAGGTAAACTGCGAAATTCGTGAAGAAAAAGTACAACGAGTAGTTGATCTTGTTCCTGATTTGGAAATTTGTGGCGATGAAGAAGGTGGCGATGTACTGGTTGTAAGCTGGGGTGGAACCTATGGCCATACAGCAAGTACGGTACGCGAAATGCGACTGGCTGGTAAAAATGTTAGCCTGGCTCATTTTAACTACATTAAACCGCTTCCTAAAAATACAAAAGAAGTATTCAGCAAGTTTAACAAGATTATTGTTTGCGAACTTAACCTCGGACAGTTTGCTGCATACCTGCGCGACCAAATGCCTGATTTTAAATACCACCAGGCCAATAAGGTAAAAGGATTGCCATTTACCGTGAGCGAATTAAAAGAAAGTATCACTAAACTTTTGGAGGACTAA
- a CDS encoding gamma carbonic anhydrase family protein, translating to MAIIRELNNKIPKVGKDCFLAETATLIGDVEIGDNCSIWYSAVLRGDVHYIKIGNNSNVQDNATIHATYKKSPTNIGNNVTIAHGAIIHGCTLQDNVMIGMNAVVLDNAVVESNSIVAAGSVVTKGTVVESGSVYAGVPAKKVKDISPELLHGEVERIANAYHTYSSWYKD from the coding sequence ATGGCAATAATCAGAGAACTCAATAACAAAATACCAAAAGTGGGTAAAGACTGCTTTTTGGCCGAAACAGCGACCTTAATTGGCGATGTGGAAATTGGTGACAACTGCAGCATTTGGTATAGTGCAGTGCTTCGTGGCGATGTGCATTACATTAAAATTGGCAATAACTCAAATGTACAAGATAATGCCACCATACACGCAACCTACAAAAAAAGCCCAACCAATATTGGCAACAATGTAACCATTGCCCACGGCGCAATTATACATGGTTGTACCCTGCAGGACAATGTTATGATTGGAATGAATGCGGTAGTTTTAGACAATGCCGTGGTAGAAAGTAATTCAATTGTGGCTGCCGGCTCGGTGGTTACAAAAGGAACGGTTGTTGAATCGGGGAGCGTTTATGCCGGAGTACCTGCAAAAAAGGTAAAAGATATTAGCCCCGAGCTGTTGCATGGCGAAGTTGAACGAATTGCCAATGCATATCATACCTACTCCAGCTGGTATAAAGACTAA
- a CDS encoding sugar phosphate nucleotidyltransferase, with amino-acid sequence MKPTLLILAAGMGSRFGGLKQVEPVGPNGEAIIDYTIFDAIRAGFGKVVFIIRESFADAFREKFDKKLNGKIEVEYVFQELDKLPKGFTLPKGREKPWGTAHAILVAKELINEPFCALNADDFYGEKAYSVMADFLQNTVQEKTYSMIGYQLNNTLSEHGSVSRGICTVNENNNLVKIVETTKIFKKGDAAVSVEADGSEVALSGTEKASMNFWGFHPSLFTSLEKKFVQFLEEEIDKPKSEMYIPSVVFEMIEDKEIDVKVLEANSPWFGVTYKEDKPIVVQKIKDLIDAGVYPEKLWD; translated from the coding sequence ATGAAACCAACCTTATTAATACTCGCAGCCGGAATGGGAAGCCGTTTTGGCGGTTTAAAACAAGTTGAGCCGGTGGGGCCAAATGGCGAAGCCATAATTGACTATACTATTTTTGATGCCATACGTGCCGGGTTTGGCAAAGTTGTATTTATTATCAGAGAAAGTTTTGCCGATGCCTTTCGTGAGAAGTTTGATAAAAAACTGAATGGAAAAATTGAGGTTGAATATGTATTTCAGGAACTGGATAAACTGCCAAAAGGCTTTACCTTACCCAAAGGCAGAGAAAAACCATGGGGAACAGCCCATGCCATCCTGGTTGCTAAAGAGCTTATAAACGAACCATTTTGCGCACTTAATGCCGATGATTTTTACGGCGAAAAAGCCTACTCGGTTATGGCCGACTTCCTGCAAAATACAGTACAGGAAAAAACCTACTCGATGATTGGCTATCAATTAAATAACACGCTATCGGAGCATGGTTCGGTGTCGCGCGGGATTTGTACGGTAAACGAAAATAACAACCTGGTTAAAATTGTTGAAACCACTAAAATTTTCAAAAAAGGCGATGCCGCTGTTTCGGTTGAAGCAGATGGTTCCGAAGTGGCGCTGAGCGGCACCGAAAAAGCCTCGATGAACTTCTGGGGTTTTCATCCATCGCTGTTTACAAGCCTCGAGAAAAAATTTGTTCAGTTTCTTGAGGAAGAAATCGACAAACCAAAATCGGAAATGTACATTCCTTCGGTTGTTTTTGAAATGATTGAAGACAAAGAGATAGACGTTAAAGTTCTGGAAGCCAACTCGCCCTGGTTTGGCGTAACGTATAAAGAAGACAAGCCAATTGTGGTACAAAAGATTAAAGACCTGATTGATGCAGGTGTTTACCCTGAAAAACTGTGGGACTAA
- a CDS encoding aminoglycoside phosphotransferase family protein, with product MNTSTVAIAGNFKLEGEIKEVRPLGEGFINDTFFIETKGVAPDYILQRKNKRIFSPIPDMMDNIQKVCTHIKKKVLAQGGDPLREAMTIIPATDGKLYFLDAEEEYWAVCRFINDTVAYEAADTPELAYAGGKGIGKFQSLVADLKEPLTNILPGFHDIAYRFKQWKEVLAKNPVGRKKEVAEEISWIESRKTEMLEFWQLVENRTIPTRISHNDTKINNILFDKKGDVLCVIDLDTVLSSTVLNDFGDAMRFYTNTGLEDDKNTDNVSMDMAIFKAFSKGYLEETISFLTPREIEFLAFSARYITYEQVLRFLMDYIDGDNYYKIKYANHNLVRTRAQYRLLLSMEAQYKEMKEFITTYVAGLRN from the coding sequence ATGAATACCAGCACCGTTGCCATTGCCGGGAATTTTAAGCTTGAAGGCGAAATAAAAGAAGTACGCCCATTGGGCGAAGGCTTTATTAACGACACCTTTTTTATAGAAACCAAAGGCGTTGCTCCTGACTATATTCTGCAACGAAAGAATAAACGCATTTTCTCGCCTATCCCAGACATGATGGACAACATACAAAAAGTATGTACCCACATTAAAAAAAAGGTACTGGCGCAAGGTGGCGATCCGCTGCGTGAAGCAATGACTATTATTCCGGCAACGGATGGTAAGCTTTATTTTTTAGACGCCGAAGAAGAATACTGGGCTGTTTGCCGGTTTATTAACGACACCGTGGCCTACGAAGCTGCAGATACACCGGAGCTGGCTTATGCCGGAGGAAAAGGTATCGGTAAATTTCAATCGCTGGTTGCCGACCTAAAAGAGCCTCTAACAAACATCCTTCCCGGTTTCCACGACATTGCTTACCGGTTTAAACAATGGAAAGAAGTGCTGGCAAAAAATCCCGTTGGCAGAAAAAAAGAGGTTGCAGAAGAAATTTCGTGGATTGAAAGCCGAAAAACAGAAATGCTCGAATTTTGGCAGCTGGTTGAAAACCGTACCATTCCTACCCGAATCAGCCACAACGACACCAAAATAAACAACATTCTTTTTGATAAGAAAGGTGACGTACTTTGTGTAATTGACTTAGACACGGTGTTGAGCAGCACCGTTTTAAATGATTTTGGCGATGCCATGCGCTTTTACACCAACACAGGACTGGAAGACGATAAAAACACCGATAATGTATCGATGGACATGGCTATTTTTAAGGCTTTTTCCAAAGGATACCTCGAAGAAACGATTTCTTTTCTGACACCCAGGGAAATTGAATTTCTGGCTTTTTCAGCCCGCTATATAACCTACGAGCAAGTTTTGCGTTTTTTAATGGATTACATTGATGGCGATAATTACTACAAGATAAAATACGCCAACCATAACCTGGTTCGTACAAGAGCACAATATAGACTACTTTTAAGCATGGAAGCCCAATATAAGGAGATGAAGGAATTTATAACAACCTACGTTGCAGGGCTGAGAAACTAA
- the murI gene encoding glutamate racemase, giving the protein MKSSPIGVFDSGYGGLTVLKELVKSLPEYDFLYLGDNARTPYGTRSFDVVYNYTLEAVKYLFKQGCPLVIIACNTASAKALRNIQMLDLPNIAPQNRVLGVIRPSVEKVAEITQNGQVGILGTVGTVASQSYPIEFEKWSGGRVKSTVQEACPMWVPLVENNEMENEGAEYFIRKNIDAIFKKDPALDTLILGCTHYPLLLKIIQKHVPQGVHILTQGAIVAEKLKDYLQRHPEMEERLTKGGNIVYETTESAETFESKAALFMGTDVSAKNVHF; this is encoded by the coding sequence ATGAAGTCTTCTCCAATCGGAGTTTTTGATTCGGGCTATGGAGGTTTAACCGTATTAAAAGAACTGGTTAAATCCTTGCCCGAATATGATTTTTTGTACCTGGGAGATAATGCCCGAACGCCTTACGGTACCCGTTCGTTTGATGTGGTTTACAATTACACCCTTGAGGCGGTAAAGTATTTATTTAAACAGGGATGCCCACTTGTAATTATTGCTTGTAATACGGCTTCGGCAAAAGCCTTACGCAACATTCAAATGCTCGATTTGCCAAATATTGCTCCCCAAAACAGGGTGCTTGGTGTAATTCGTCCCAGTGTTGAAAAAGTAGCTGAAATAACGCAAAACGGACAGGTTGGTATTTTGGGAACAGTTGGTACGGTGGCTTCGCAATCTTATCCCATCGAATTCGAAAAATGGTCGGGAGGCCGGGTAAAATCTACCGTTCAGGAAGCTTGCCCCATGTGGGTTCCCCTGGTTGAAAACAACGAGATGGAAAATGAAGGCGCGGAATATTTTATCCGAAAAAATATCGATGCAATATTTAAGAAAGATCCTGCACTGGATACCCTTATTTTGGGGTGTACGCATTATCCTTTACTCCTTAAAATTATACAAAAGCATGTTCCTCAAGGCGTTCATATTCTTACACAGGGAGCGATTGTTGCCGAAAAATTAAAAGATTATTTGCAGCGACATCCCGAAATGGAAGAGCGATTAACAAAAGGAGGAAATATTGTTTATGAAACCACCGAGTCGGCAGAAACTTTCGAGAGTAAAGCTGCTTTATTTATGGGAACAGATGTAAGCGCTAAAAACGTACATTTTTAG
- a CDS encoding glycosyltransferase: protein MAATKLKKDKDTNEQTDKTILFEIAWEVCNQVGGIYTVIRSKVPSVITQRGHDNYFLIGPYFADQAAAHFDPATDFSTPIGQAVLEMQSRGFEVYYGQWIVSGRPNVVLFNPYSVYDKLGEIKYYLFKDYNISIPDGDDLLDKVAAFGFQVKEFFHYLCETGFCKTNIIAHFHEWMAGLPIPGIRKSNLNIKTVFTTHATLLGRYLAMNDHEFYSHLPFYNWEEEAQKFNVMPIAQIERASAHGAHVFTTVSEVTASECTNLLGRTPDKILPNGLNIERFEAIHEVQNQHVQVKKKIHEFVMGHFFQSYSFDLDKTLYFFTSGRYEYQNKGYDLTLEALARLNWKMQQAGTDMTVVSFFITKRPFYSFNPEVLQSKAQIEDVARVVEEIKEQVGERLYKEITALKGPYQFPDLRALVDDYLRLKLRRNVQSWKTQNLPKIVTHTLVDDAKDEILNFLRTSNLVNNRHDKVKIVYHPDFISTTNPLFKMDYTQFVRGCHLGIFPSMYEPWGYTPLECLASGLPSVTSNLAGFGDYVVNNLPDHDENGMYIIDRTDGNFHRAAEELANMLFEFVNLSRRDRIALRYRCEEASMHFDWSNLGKFYHSAYQMATER from the coding sequence ATGGCAGCAACTAAATTAAAAAAGGATAAGGATACGAACGAACAAACAGACAAAACCATTTTATTTGAAATCGCCTGGGAAGTATGTAACCAGGTTGGTGGTATATATACGGTTATACGTTCAAAAGTTCCATCGGTAATCACACAGAGGGGGCACGATAATTATTTTCTGATTGGGCCGTATTTTGCGGATCAGGCAGCCGCCCATTTCGATCCGGCTACTGATTTTTCAACACCCATCGGACAGGCTGTTCTGGAGATGCAATCACGCGGGTTTGAAGTTTACTATGGCCAGTGGATAGTGTCTGGAAGGCCAAACGTTGTACTGTTTAATCCTTACTCTGTTTACGATAAACTCGGAGAAATAAAATATTACCTGTTTAAAGATTATAATATTTCTATTCCCGACGGCGATGATTTACTGGACAAAGTGGCTGCCTTTGGTTTTCAGGTTAAAGAGTTTTTTCATTACCTGTGCGAAACAGGGTTCTGCAAAACCAATATAATAGCACATTTTCACGAGTGGATGGCTGGCTTGCCAATACCCGGAATACGGAAATCAAACCTGAATATAAAAACCGTTTTCACCACACATGCTACGCTTTTGGGACGATACCTGGCAATGAATGATCATGAGTTCTACAGTCATCTGCCATTTTATAATTGGGAAGAGGAAGCCCAGAAGTTTAACGTAATGCCAATTGCTCAGATTGAACGGGCATCGGCTCATGGAGCGCATGTGTTTACAACAGTAAGTGAAGTTACGGCCAGCGAGTGTACCAATTTGCTTGGCCGAACACCCGATAAGATTTTGCCGAATGGTTTGAATATTGAACGGTTCGAAGCCATTCACGAGGTCCAGAATCAACACGTACAGGTGAAAAAGAAAATTCACGAGTTTGTAATGGGGCACTTCTTTCAAAGTTATTCTTTCGATCTGGATAAAACACTGTACTTTTTTACATCCGGACGATACGAATATCAGAATAAAGGTTACGATCTTACCCTGGAAGCATTGGCCCGTTTAAACTGGAAAATGCAGCAGGCCGGAACCGATATGACTGTTGTTTCTTTCTTCATCACTAAACGTCCGTTTTATTCTTTTAATCCTGAAGTGTTACAATCAAAAGCACAGATTGAAGATGTTGCACGTGTAGTAGAAGAAATAAAGGAGCAGGTAGGAGAACGCTTGTATAAAGAAATTACAGCCTTAAAAGGTCCCTACCAATTTCCGGATTTAAGAGCCTTAGTTGATGACTACCTGCGCTTAAAATTACGAAGGAATGTGCAAAGCTGGAAAACCCAAAACCTGCCAAAAATTGTAACTCATACGCTGGTTGACGATGCTAAAGATGAAATTCTTAATTTCTTACGAACCTCGAACCTGGTAAACAACCGACACGATAAAGTAAAAATTGTTTATCACCCCGATTTTATCTCTACTACCAACCCATTGTTTAAAATGGATTATACGCAGTTTGTTCGCGGCTGTCATCTAGGAATATTCCCGAGTATGTACGAGCCATGGGGCTACACTCCGCTGGAGTGTTTGGCTAGTGGATTACCTTCGGTAACAAGTAATCTTGCAGGTTTTGGCGATTATGTGGTGAATAATTTACCCGACCATGACGAGAATGGCATGTACATTATCGATCGCACAGATGGGAACTTCCATCGCGCTGCCGAAGAACTGGCTAATATGCTCTTCGAGTTTGTAAACCTCTCGCGACGCGACAGGATTGCCTTGCGTTATCGCTGCGAAGAAGCATCGATGCATTTTGATTGGTCGAATCTGGGCAAATTTTACCATAGTGCCTACCAAATGGCCACTGAACGTTAA